A stretch of the Hydra vulgaris chromosome 09, alternate assembly HydraT2T_AEP genome encodes the following:
- the LOC100198141 gene encoding serine/threonine-protein kinase D1 isoform X2 — MSSLNSHKKDSIDSYEYQENNNSNNVDKELVFKFGIDRESVVYEGYDLANLKELAAVFIQSKYPNCTKPGIVDSIMLFRHDYHLSNSLELVQSVNILNNNDTLEIVLKDSFSLDDSSVRSHMLYVYSYKSPTFCDHCGVMLFGLVRQGLKCEGCGGNFHKKCAFKIPNDCSAEKPLVNGSSYGTSTAPRRMSEQWTSLSNDGDISLFSLSSTTTIQRQRRNTWSAFAGGRPPDIDRLVNKLEIPHTFVIHSYCRPTVCHVCKKLLKGLFRQGYQCKDCKFNCHRDKKCLENAPRNCLGDCINEKENAPVNNDADITDNDHNTEPDVEESIVKIELTETSSIQIPLQRIAMSVGHRKTRGSKILKSAWMIHYTESDQVKNVHYWRLDTKSLCFYVSESTTEFVKEILLSEILAVDSNMESMRCNQGGDYLFVLKTRTEIYYCGERDHYDPNGTVFPNDPKSGKGTRIGISWAEEIKSAFHSVSGNQKTLTTLQVEFSEDKLEKETELNGEWDISQVYQIFPDEILGSGQFGIVYGGVHRTSGKDVAIKVIDKHRLPTKEERGLKNEVIILENINYPGVVNLERMFETAEKIFVVMQKMKGDMLELILSSPNGRLTEKQTKFICYQILTALHFLHEINIVHCDLKPENVLLSGVSSKGGFPQIKLCDFGFSRIIGRESFRRSKVGTPAYLPPEVLNNRKYNRSLDMWSIGVIIYVSVSGTFPFNEDEEITDQIKNAAFMYPIYPWGGISKECQDLINQLLQVKIKSRLTCKQALLHAWMQDYDIYTELRSLETLVGIRYITHESDDAAWARYLQSKLFSVESIDEETNPNISYL, encoded by the exons ATGAGTTCATTAAATTCTCATAAAAAAGACAGCATAGATAGTTATGAATATCAAGAAAACAATAATTCTAATAATGTAGACaaagaacttgtttttaaatttggcaTTGATAGAGAATCTGTTGTATATGAAGGTTATGATTTGGCGAACCTCAAAGAACTAGCTGCTGTATTTATTCAAagcaaa tatccTAACTGCACCAAGCCTGGAATAGTTGACTCAATTATGCTCTTTAGACATGATTATCATTTGTCGAATTCTCTTGAATTAGTTCAGTCAGTAAATATATTGAACAATAATGATACACTGGAAATTGTTCTTAAAG ATTCATTTTCTTTGGATGATTCATCTGTGCGTTCACATATGTTGTATGTATATTCATATAAATCCCCAACATTTTGTGATCATTGTGGTGTAATGCTCTTTGGACTTGTTCGACAAGGTTTAAAGTGTGAAG gaTGTGGGGGAAATTTCCATAAAAAATGTGCCTTTAAAATACCAAATGATTGCTCTGCAGAAAAACCTTTGGTTAATGGTTCTTCTTATGGTACCTCAACAGCACCAAGACGAATGTCAGAACAATGGACTTCTTTATCTAATGATGGAGATATTTCATTGTTCTCTTTATCATCAACAACAACTATTCAAAGACAAAGAAGGAATACATGGAGTGCATTTGCTGGTGGTAGACCACCTGACATTGATCGATTAGTTAATAAGCTTGAAATACCTCATACATTTGTAATACATTCTTATTGTCGACCAACAGTCTGCCATGTTTGTAAAAAACTG TTAAAAGGACTGTTTAGGCAAGGTTATCAGTGTAAAG ACTGTAAATTTAATTGCCATCGTGATAAAAAGTGTCTTGAAAATGCCCCAAGAAACTGTTTGGGAgattgtataaatgaaaaag AAAATGCACCAGTAAACAATGATGCTGACATAACTGACAATGATCATAACACTGAACCTGATGTGGAAGAAAGTATTGTTAAAATAGAACTCACAGAAACCTCTAGCATTCAAATACCATTACAGCGTATAGCCATGTCTGTGGGTCACAGAAAAACAAGAGGATCTAAAATTCTAAAATCTGCATGGATGATTCATTACACAGAGTCTGATCAAGTA aaaaatgttcaCTATTGGCGGTTGGATACAAAAAGTCTTTGTTTTTATGTGTCTGAATCTACTACAGAATTTGTCAAG GAAATTTTGCTGTCTGAAATATTAGCTGTTGATTCAAATATGGAATCCATGAGATGTAATCAAGGTGGCGACTATTTATTTGTACTTAAAACAAGAACGGAAATATATTATTGTGGTGAAAGAGATCATTATGATCCAAACGGCACAGTTTTTCCAAATGATCCCAAAAGTGGTAAAGGAACTCGTATCGGTATTTCATGGGCAGAGGAAATTAAAAGTGCATTTCATTCAGTCTCTGGGAATCAGAAAACATTAACAACACTGCAGGTTGAGTTTTCAGAAGATAAACTGGAAAAAGAAACTGAACTGAATGGAGAATGG gATATCAGTCAAGTATACCAGATTTTTCCTGATGAAATTCTTGGATCTGGACAGTTTGGTATTGTTTATGGAG gagtTCATAGAACATCAGGAAAGGATGTTGCTATAAAAGTTATTGACAAGCATAGGTTACCAACTAAGGAAGAAAGaggtttaaaaaatgaagttataattTTAGAG aacattaaCTACCCAGGTGTAGTCAACCTTGAAAGAATGTTTGAAACAGCTGAAAAG atatttgttgTTATGCAAAAAATGAAAGGTGACATGCTCGAGTTGATTTTGAGTAGTCCAAATGGTAGActaacagaaaaacaaacaaagttcATTTGTTACCaa attttgacAGCTCTCCATTTTCTTCATGAAATCAACATTGTTCATTGTGACCTAAAACCAGAAAATGTTCTTTTGTCAGGAGTTTCTTCCAAAGGAGGTTTTCCTCAg ATAAAATTGTGCGATTTTGGTTTTTCACGAATAATTGGGCGTGAATCTTTTCGCCGTTCAAAGGTTGGTACACCTGCTTATCTACCACCAGAGGTTTTGaacaatagaaaatataatCGATCATTAGATATGTGGTCGATAGGAGTTATTATATATGTCAG TGTAAGTGGAACGTTCCCATTTAATGAGGATGAAGAAATTACAGACCAGATAAAAAATGCAGCATTTATGTATCCAATCTATCCATGGGGTGGAATTTCTAAAGAGT
- the LOC100198141 gene encoding serine/threonine-protein kinase D1 isoform X4 produces MSSLNSHKKDSIDSYEYQENNNSNNVDKELVFKFGIDRESVVYEGYDLANLKELAAVFIQSKYPNCTKPGIVDSIMLFRHDYHLSNSLELVQSVNILNNNDTLEIVLKDSFSLDDSSVRSHMLYVYSYKSPTFCDHCGVMLFGLVRQGLKCEGCGGNFHKKCAFKIPNDCSAEKPLVNGSSYGTSTAPRRMSEQWTSLSNDGDISLFSLSSTTTIQRQRRNTWSAFAGGRPPDIDRLVNKLEIPHTFVIHSYCRPTVCHVCKKLLKGLFRQGYQCKDCKFNCHRDKKCLENAPRNCLGDCINEKENAPVNNDADITDNDHNTEPDVEESIVKIELTETSSIQIPLQRIAMSVGHRKTRGSKILKSAWMIHYTESDQVKNVHYWRLDTKSLCFYVSESTTEFVKEILLSEILAVDSNMESMRCNQGGDYLFVLKTRTEIYYCGERDHYDPNGTVFPNDPKSGKGTRIGISWAEEIKSAFHSVSGNQKTLTTLQVEFSEDKLEKETELNGEWDISQVYQIFPDEILGSGQFGIVYGGVHRTSGKDVAIKVIDKHRLPTKEERGLKNEVIILENINYPGVVNLERMFETAEKIFVVMQKMKGDMLELILSSPNGRLTEKQTKFICYQILTALHFLHEINIVHCDLKPENVLLSGVSSKGGFPQVTNYIHKLA; encoded by the exons ATGAGTTCATTAAATTCTCATAAAAAAGACAGCATAGATAGTTATGAATATCAAGAAAACAATAATTCTAATAATGTAGACaaagaacttgtttttaaatttggcaTTGATAGAGAATCTGTTGTATATGAAGGTTATGATTTGGCGAACCTCAAAGAACTAGCTGCTGTATTTATTCAAagcaaa tatccTAACTGCACCAAGCCTGGAATAGTTGACTCAATTATGCTCTTTAGACATGATTATCATTTGTCGAATTCTCTTGAATTAGTTCAGTCAGTAAATATATTGAACAATAATGATACACTGGAAATTGTTCTTAAAG ATTCATTTTCTTTGGATGATTCATCTGTGCGTTCACATATGTTGTATGTATATTCATATAAATCCCCAACATTTTGTGATCATTGTGGTGTAATGCTCTTTGGACTTGTTCGACAAGGTTTAAAGTGTGAAG gaTGTGGGGGAAATTTCCATAAAAAATGTGCCTTTAAAATACCAAATGATTGCTCTGCAGAAAAACCTTTGGTTAATGGTTCTTCTTATGGTACCTCAACAGCACCAAGACGAATGTCAGAACAATGGACTTCTTTATCTAATGATGGAGATATTTCATTGTTCTCTTTATCATCAACAACAACTATTCAAAGACAAAGAAGGAATACATGGAGTGCATTTGCTGGTGGTAGACCACCTGACATTGATCGATTAGTTAATAAGCTTGAAATACCTCATACATTTGTAATACATTCTTATTGTCGACCAACAGTCTGCCATGTTTGTAAAAAACTG TTAAAAGGACTGTTTAGGCAAGGTTATCAGTGTAAAG ACTGTAAATTTAATTGCCATCGTGATAAAAAGTGTCTTGAAAATGCCCCAAGAAACTGTTTGGGAgattgtataaatgaaaaag AAAATGCACCAGTAAACAATGATGCTGACATAACTGACAATGATCATAACACTGAACCTGATGTGGAAGAAAGTATTGTTAAAATAGAACTCACAGAAACCTCTAGCATTCAAATACCATTACAGCGTATAGCCATGTCTGTGGGTCACAGAAAAACAAGAGGATCTAAAATTCTAAAATCTGCATGGATGATTCATTACACAGAGTCTGATCAAGTA aaaaatgttcaCTATTGGCGGTTGGATACAAAAAGTCTTTGTTTTTATGTGTCTGAATCTACTACAGAATTTGTCAAG GAAATTTTGCTGTCTGAAATATTAGCTGTTGATTCAAATATGGAATCCATGAGATGTAATCAAGGTGGCGACTATTTATTTGTACTTAAAACAAGAACGGAAATATATTATTGTGGTGAAAGAGATCATTATGATCCAAACGGCACAGTTTTTCCAAATGATCCCAAAAGTGGTAAAGGAACTCGTATCGGTATTTCATGGGCAGAGGAAATTAAAAGTGCATTTCATTCAGTCTCTGGGAATCAGAAAACATTAACAACACTGCAGGTTGAGTTTTCAGAAGATAAACTGGAAAAAGAAACTGAACTGAATGGAGAATGG gATATCAGTCAAGTATACCAGATTTTTCCTGATGAAATTCTTGGATCTGGACAGTTTGGTATTGTTTATGGAG gagtTCATAGAACATCAGGAAAGGATGTTGCTATAAAAGTTATTGACAAGCATAGGTTACCAACTAAGGAAGAAAGaggtttaaaaaatgaagttataattTTAGAG aacattaaCTACCCAGGTGTAGTCAACCTTGAAAGAATGTTTGAAACAGCTGAAAAG atatttgttgTTATGCAAAAAATGAAAGGTGACATGCTCGAGTTGATTTTGAGTAGTCCAAATGGTAGActaacagaaaaacaaacaaagttcATTTGTTACCaa attttgacAGCTCTCCATTTTCTTCATGAAATCAACATTGTTCATTGTGACCTAAAACCAGAAAATGTTCTTTTGTCAGGAGTTTCTTCCAAAGGAGGTTTTCCTCAg GTTACCAATTATATTCATAAATTGGCATGA